The DNA sequence AAAGATTGCTGAAAAAACAGCTATTGAAATAGCGTTAAGCGTTGAAATCAGTCCGACATTTGTGGCCGTTGTTTCTTCCAGCGCCCAAAATTGAAAGATATTGAACAGCACTACACCTGTGATGCCCATCAGAATCAGCGGGACAAGCGATTTTGCAGGAGGCAGAAGCTTTTTTTCCTTCCGCAGCACGATAGGCAACAGGAAGATAACAGCAATGATCCATCTAAATGCGGTCAAGGCCACAGGGGAAGCATGCTCCACAAGCGACTTGCCTACAACAAAATTCCCGCCCCACAGCAGGGAGGTGAGAAGCATCAGGCATACATATAAAGCTGGCATAGGAGCAGCTCCTTCGATAGTTATTGAATTAATTTTAACATTTTCTCTTTGTGTTTTAATGATTATTTCGTACAATAGAGTAAATATGAAATTTTATTAAGAGCAATTGTGTTTTTTGTGAATGAAATTAAATTAAGGATAGACTTAAACGGAGTTGGCGGAATAATCATAAGGAGGCTGTAAGATGGAATCGATTGTGAACAAGGTGCTGGATGACGTGGACTTAAAAATCCTTGATCTGCTCCAGAAGGATAGCCAAATAAGCAACGCTGAGCTTGCCAGGAGGGTCAGCCTGTCTGCCCCCGCCATTCATGGGAGGGTGAAGCGGCTTGAAAATGAAGGCTATATCGAGAAGCAGGTGGCAATTTTAAGCCAGGAAAAACTGGGCTTTGATCTGCTCTGCTTTATTTTCATCAGCACTAACATCCATCAGGCGGAAAAGCTGGAAGCACTGGAGGGCACGCTGGTGGATATGGCTGAGGTGCTGGAATGCCACTGCCTGACAGGAGAATATGATTATATCTTAAAAGTGGCCATCAAAGACCGGAAAGGGCTGGAACAATTCATCCGAAAGCTGAATCAGCTCGGAATCACGAAGATACAGACAAGCCTCTCCTTGAGGGAAGTCAAATATTCAACGGTACTGCCGATTCTGCCTGGAGGGGAAACATCAGTCTGATTCAAATTGCGGGTTCTACAGGCTGAATGTCTATGCTAAAATAAAAGAGAACAATTGAATAATAGAATTATCACTAGGGGAGCCTGCAAGAGGCTGAGATCAAGCATTTGAGACCCTTTGAACCTGATCTAGTTCATACTAGCGTAGGGAAGTGTGCCGAACGGTTATAAAAAGTACATATTTTTTTAGCCATAGATCATTAATCAGCCACTTTCCTGCGCAATGGGGAGTGGTTTTTTTGCGTCGTTTACAAGGTTGGCCCAGCAGGGATAAACTGCAGCTCCACGCCATTTCTGCAGGACAGCCGGCGGAGGAATTTATCAGGATAGCTTCAAGCATCTCGCGGAATGTGGACTATATTCATATCAGGGAGCATCACCTGATAGCGGCTGACATCTACGAGATGGGGAGAATTCTGCTGGAAAAGGGAGTCCCGGGGGAGCAGATCATCATTAATAACAGAGTGGATGCAGCGGCCGCATTGGGAGTGAAGGGAGTCCAGCTCGGCTATCACAGTCTTCCGGTACGGGAAGTGCGGATAACATTCCCTGGCCTGCTCATCGGAAAATCCGTCCACTCAATTGAAGAAGCTGTTCAGGCAGAAGAGGATGGCGCAGATTATGTCATGTATGGCCACTGTTTTCCGACCAGTTCCAAGCCAGGTATGGAGCCAAGGGGCCTCTCCAGCCTTGAGGAAATGACAGGAAGGCTTTCTATTCCGGTGATAGCGCTCGGGGGAATTTCTCCTGACAATATGGAACAGGTGATAAGGGCCGGAGCTTCAGGTGCTGCTGTACTCTCGGGAATTTTTAAAGCCGTCAGTCCGGAGGAGGCAGCCGGCGCATATAGGGTTGCACTGAACCGGGGAGGAGGCAGATATGAAGAAAGTTTATGATGTGATCATTGCCGGGGGCGGCATTATAGGGTGCTCTATCGCCTATCAGCAGGCGAAGCTTGGCAAGCAGGTGCTCATTCTGGAAAAAAGGGAGCTGTGTTCTGAAGCTTCTTCTGCCGCAGCCGGAATGCTCGGTGCCCAGGCAGAAATAGATGAGAATCTATCAATGCTGAAGCTGGCCCTGAAAAGCAGGGCCATGTTCCCTGACATCATCCAGGAGCTTGAGGATCTGACAGGAATCAGCATCGGCCTTGTTAATGAAGGAATGATAAAAATTGCTTGGGATGATGTAGAGGCAGAGGTCCTTAAGAAGCAGGTCAGATTCCATAAAGAATGGGACGGACAGGTAAGATGGATGGCTCAGGCAGAAATCTGCGAAAGGGAACCTCATCTCTCCCGGGGGCTCGCAGGCGGCATGCTGATTCCGAATGACGGCCAGCTGATTGCACCGAACCTGGCGCGTGCATTTGCGGTGGGGGCAATGGCCCGAGGTGCAGTTGTGCTGGAAGGGACGGAGATCGAAGACTTCATATTTGATAAAGAATCCGTCGAGGGTGTGATGACCAGCAAAGGAAGTTTTTATGGAGAAACCGTGATTGCTGCCGCAGGTGCCTGGACGGGGAAGCTGCTGAAAAAGGCAGATCTTGAGCTTCCTATTTTTCCTGTGAAAGGGGAGTGCCTCTCGGTCATTCCTGAAGGGCCTTTGATACGGTCGACGATCTTTTCCGATTCTGGCGGGTATCTTGTGCCCAAGAAGGATGGCCGCCTGATCATAGGTGCAACAAGCTATGAAAATGAGTTCAATCCTTCCGTTTCGTTTGGCGGAGTCAGGATGCTGGCCGAACGGGCCTATAAGCTGCTGCCCCAGCTCGCATCGGCACGGTGGGAAAAGGCATGGGCAGGAATCCGGCCGCAGACAGGTGACGGCCTTCCCTATATCGGCTGGCACCCGGCCTATAAGGGCCTGTTCATTGCAGCCGGCCATTACCGGAACGGCATCCTGCTAAGCCCAATCACGGGAAAAATGGTTTCTGATTCTATTGAAGGAACCGCAGCCGCAGAGGATAAGGAGCTTTACAGAGAATTTGAGATTGAGAGAGGTTTGAAAAAAGTGCAGGAGGGGTGGATTCGTTGAAGCTTCATGTGAATAGCAGTGATATCCTGGTGCCTGGCACCGTCAAGTCGGTAGGGGATTTACTGGAACATTTGAAACTGAATCAAAAGGCGGCGATTGTAGAATTGAACGCCGCTATTTTGGAAAAAAGCCAGCATGCTGAAACAGAGCTTGCAGAAGGTGATCGCATAGAAATCGTACATTTTGTAGGAGGCGGATGAAATGCTGAAAATCGGAACATATGAATTTAACTCAAGGCTATTGCTCGGAACAGGGAAGTATCCGGATTATGAAACGCAGAAAATGGCGGTCAAAGCATCACATACAGAGGTGCTGACTTTTTCAGTACGCCGCATGGATATTTTTGACCCGGAACAGCCGAATCTGCTGGAGGAGCTGGATGTGGAAAACTACAGGCTGCTCCCCAATACGGCGGGTGCAAAGACAGCAGAGGAAGCAGTCCGTACGGCAAAACTGGCCAGGGCTTCAGGCCTTTGCGACATGATCAAAGTCGAGGTGATCGGCGATATGAAAACACTGCTGCCGGATCCGATTGAAACCTTGAAGGCGTCCGAGGAGCTCTTAAAGGAAGGCTTCATTGTCCTTCCGTATATTTCGGATGATGTGATGCTGGCGAAAAGGCTGCAGGAAATGGGCGTGCATGCCATCATGCCGGGAGCATCGCCAATCGGCTCAGGCCAGGGAATCATCAATCCCCTCAATCTCAGCTTTATCATTGAACAAGCTGAAGTCCCTGTCATAGTCGATGCCGGGATCGGCTCCCCTGCAGACGCGGCCCTGGCGATGGAGCTCGGAGCGGACGGGGTCCTGCTGAACACGGCTGTTTCGGCCGCCAAGGATCCGGTCAAGATGGCCGAAGCAATGAAGCTT is a window from the Bacillus infantis NRRL B-14911 genome containing:
- a CDS encoding Lrp/AsnC family transcriptional regulator — protein: MESIVNKVLDDVDLKILDLLQKDSQISNAELARRVSLSAPAIHGRVKRLENEGYIEKQVAILSQEKLGFDLLCFIFISTNIHQAEKLEALEGTLVDMAEVLECHCLTGEYDYILKVAIKDRKGLEQFIRKLNQLGITKIQTSLSLREVKYSTVLPILPGGETSV
- a CDS encoding thiamine phosphate synthase, with the translated sequence MVFLRRLQGWPSRDKLQLHAISAGQPAEEFIRIASSISRNVDYIHIREHHLIAADIYEMGRILLEKGVPGEQIIINNRVDAAAALGVKGVQLGYHSLPVREVRITFPGLLIGKSVHSIEEAVQAEEDGADYVMYGHCFPTSSKPGMEPRGLSSLEEMTGRLSIPVIALGGISPDNMEQVIRAGASGAAVLSGIFKAVSPEEAAGAYRVALNRGGGRYEESL
- the thiO gene encoding glycine oxidase ThiO; protein product: MKKVYDVIIAGGGIIGCSIAYQQAKLGKQVLILEKRELCSEASSAAAGMLGAQAEIDENLSMLKLALKSRAMFPDIIQELEDLTGISIGLVNEGMIKIAWDDVEAEVLKKQVRFHKEWDGQVRWMAQAEICEREPHLSRGLAGGMLIPNDGQLIAPNLARAFAVGAMARGAVVLEGTEIEDFIFDKESVEGVMTSKGSFYGETVIAAAGAWTGKLLKKADLELPIFPVKGECLSVIPEGPLIRSTIFSDSGGYLVPKKDGRLIIGATSYENEFNPSVSFGGVRMLAERAYKLLPQLASARWEKAWAGIRPQTGDGLPYIGWHPAYKGLFIAAGHYRNGILLSPITGKMVSDSIEGTAAAEDKELYREFEIERGLKKVQEGWIR
- the thiS gene encoding sulfur carrier protein ThiS: MKLHVNSSDILVPGTVKSVGDLLEHLKLNQKAAIVELNAAILEKSQHAETELAEGDRIEIVHFVGGG
- a CDS encoding thiazole synthase; translation: MLKIGTYEFNSRLLLGTGKYPDYETQKMAVKASHTEVLTFSVRRMDIFDPEQPNLLEELDVENYRLLPNTAGAKTAEEAVRTAKLARASGLCDMIKVEVIGDMKTLLPDPIETLKASEELLKEGFIVLPYISDDVMLAKRLQEMGVHAIMPGASPIGSGQGIINPLNLSFIIEQAEVPVIVDAGIGSPADAALAMELGADGVLLNTAVSAAKDPVKMAEAMKLAVEAGRLGYEAGRMPKKKYASASSPMEGLSTV